Proteins found in one Gigantopelta aegis isolate Gae_Host chromosome 12, Gae_host_genome, whole genome shotgun sequence genomic segment:
- the LOC121385816 gene encoding E3 ubiquitin-protein ligase TRIM56-like, which produces MAESSVVPLLEIRDELITCEICLESFDNQDKSPRILPCFHSFCCRCLESIWEKSPTGVRCPNCRQVWPVQNTISATFPQNKVLRNLVEYLTMKNKVDEIMCYECPDSSRATMRCLDCQEFMCKGCATYHQKFAMLKDHKTIWIKELVNMPHDDYFHQTDTCKKHNSMILDLYCKNCATDICSSCVHVSHRDHEILDLKDVYEAKMDHMKTSLKDIQSSSDRAQKYTSRLSEQNATLDSMKENICKYIDDSYEQIIQKLSEKRKEMKEVVISNIETQKADRNEQMKLVGQSEVHKADHVLHCQQAVEFARAADFIEMAQTLEDKLHSVMEGPELVDIPIQEVTIDDTFKQIEKIIEKTGAIWNGIIFNNNEDEDVMKRILFPVDGQSEQYRTLLLPNIEYDAQKINRKWGSINESGILVNKPSDVKHTDQTSGLQYFRGVTARTHVPTSGCAFWETEVDCMVRESAELHKRIAGVGVCLDEHCEDTTWILNNKHARGVAVSSCKTHNSICLFPFSNGKKLCCIPVTDFKTNSRLTVTLGLLVDIDNATLHIIRVDDNTVVHSIPNIDVSRPLMPMFSVHWRKHFDVKLRVSSDTDLFVNRELLVLLSNLVK; this is translated from the exons ATGGCTGAAAGCAGTGTTGTTCCACTGCTTGAGATACGTGACGAGTTGATCACGTGTGAGATTTGTTTGGAGTCTTTTGACAATCAGGACAAATCTCCACGTATCTTGCCGTGCTTCCACAGTTTCTGCTGCCGATGTCTGGAGTCGATTTGGGAGAAGTCACCGACTGGAGTACGATGTCCCAACTGTCGGCAGGTCTGGCCTGTTCAGAATACCATATCGGCAACATTTCCACAAAACAAGGTATTGAGGAATTTAGTTGAATATCTTACAATGAAAAACAAGGTGGATGAAATTATGTGCTATGAATGTCCTGACAGTTCAAGGGCAACAATGCGTTGTTTGGACTGTCAGGAATTTATGTGCAAAGGATGTGCAACGTATCATCAAAAATTTGCAATGCTAAAGGACCACAAGACTATTTGGATTAAAGAATTGGTTAATATGCCTCATGATGACTATTTTCACCAGACAGATACGTGCAAAAAACACAACAGCATGATTTTAGATCTATACTGCAAGAATTGTGCAACTGATATCTGTTCATCGTGTGTTCATGTCTCTCATAGAGACCATGAGATATTGGATCTCAAAGATGTATATGAAGCAAAGATGGACCACATGAAAACATCACTGAAAGATATTCAAAGTTCATCAGACAGAGCACAGAAGTATACATCAAGACTTTCTGAACAAAATGCAACTCTAGATTCGatgaaagaaaatatttgtaaatatattgatgATTCCTATGAACAGATTATTCAGAAGTTGTctgagaaaagaaaagagatgAAAGAAGTGGTCATTTCAAACATAGAAACACAAAAAGCTGACAGAAACGAGCAGATGAAGTTGGTCGGACAGTCAGAAGTCCACAAGGCGGACCATGTTCTGCACTGCCAGCAAGCTGTGGAATTCGCACGAGCTGCAGACTTTATAGAAATGGCTCAGACCCTTGAAGACAAACTTCACTCTGTGATGGAAGGTCCGGAACTGGTTGATATTCCTATACAAGAGGTTACCATCGATGACACGTTCAAGCAGATTGAGAAAATTATCGAGAAAACTGGTGCAATATGGAATGgaattattttcaacaacaacGAAG aCGAGGATGTGATGAAAAGAATCCTCTTCCCTGTTGATGGACAGTCAGAACAGTACAGAACACTTCTCT TGCCAAATATAGAGTATGACGCACAGAAGATAAACCGGAAGTGGGGGAGTATTAACGAATCTGGAATTCTGGTCAACAAACCTTCAGATGTAAAACATACTGACCAGACTTCCGGTCTGCAGTATTTCCGTGGAGTCACAGCTAGGACGCATGTCCCGACGTCTGGATGTGCTTTCTGGGAGACGGAAGTCGACTGTATGGTGCGTGAATCGGCTGAATTACATAAACGGATAGCAGGCGTTGGTGTTTGTCTGGATGAGCACTGTGAGGATACAACATGGATTCTTAATAACAAACATGCGAGGGGTGTTGCTGTGAGCAGCTGTAAAACTCACAACAGTATCTGTTTGTTTCCTTTTTCCAATGGAAAGAAGCTGTGCTGTATTCCTGTAACAGATTTCAAAACTAACTCACGACTCACGGTCACACTCGGGCTGTTGGTAGACATCGACAACGCCACTCTTCACATTATCCGCGTCGACGACAACACAGTTGTACACTCCATCCCAAACATTGACGTGTCGCGACCGCTGATGCCGATGTTTAGCGTTCACTGGCGTAAACATTTCGATGTTAAATTGAGAGTATCATCTGACACGGATCTCTTTGTGAATCGTGAACTGTTGGTCCTGCTCTCGAATTTAGTGAAATAA